The window TCTTTCGTCGCGGCGACTCTGGGAGGGCTGGGGTCGCTGGTCGGCGCGGTCATCGGCGGCTTCGTGCTCGGCATCTTCGAAGCGTTCGGCATCTATGCGTTCGGCGATGCCGCGCGCCAGATCATCGTCTTCGTCATTCTGATCGTCGTGCTCATCGTTCGACCGGGCGGCCTGCTGGGCAAGATACCGCTGATCTCCAGCGAGCCGCTCACCGGTACCTTCCTCGGCAAGGGGCGGCCGCTGCGCATCCCCCGATGGGTGTGGGTGGCCGCCATCCTTGCCGGAGGAGTGGTCATCCCCCTCGTCGCGAACAACTACCTGCTCACGACCGGCACCCAGGTGCTCGTCTACGCCATCATCGCCGCCGGCTTCACCGTCACGGCCGGGCAGGCGGGGGTGCTCGCCCTGGGCCAAGCCGGGCCCATCGCGATCGGCGCCTACGCGTCGGCGATGCTGAGCGTCTACGTGCACATCCCGTTCTGGTTCGCGCTGCCGCTGGCGGGGCTGATCGCCGCGGTCATCGCCTCGGTGCTGGCATCGCCCATCTGGGGCGTCAAAGGCCACTACATCTCCATCGCGACGCTCGGCCTCGGCATCGCGATCGTCGCCGTCATCCAGCTGATCGTGCCGCAGGCCATCTACAACATCCCGGTCCCCTCGATCGGCGGCATCCCGTTGAACACTCCGCTGGCCTACTACCTCATCGACTTCGTGATCCTCATGCTGACGCTGCTGATCATGTGGCGGCTGCGTCGGTCGCATCTCGGGCGGGTGATCTCCTCGGTCGGCTCCGACGAGGTGGCGGCGCTCGCGTCGGGCGTGCGTGTGCGCGACTACAAGGCGCTCGCTTTCGCCGTCTCGGCGTTCTTCGCCGGCATCGGCGGCTCGCTGCTGGCGCACCAGTACACCTACATCGACACGACCATCTTCACGATGCTGATGTCGCTGCTGGTCGTGACGATCGTCATCCTCGGCGGCATCAGCCTGCCGTACGGCGCCGTGGTGGGATCGATCATCTTGATCGGGGCGATGGAGTTGCTGCGTTTCGCCCCGGAGTGGCGGATCATCGTCTACGGATTCGTGTTGATCCTCGTGGTGCGGTTCCGTCCGGGCGGGATCCTGGTGAGGAACTCATGAGCGACGCATTGCTGCAGGTGGACGACCTCGAGCGTCACTTCGAGGGGCTCAAGGCCGTCGGCGGCGTCTCGTTCCACGTCTCACCCGGCGAGGTGGTGTCGATCATCGGGCCGAACGGCTCGGGAAAGACCACGACTCTCAACCTCGTCACGGGCGCGCTGCGCCCGAACGCCGGCTCCATCTCCCTCGACGGCGTTCGCATCGATCGCGCACGCAGTGTCGACATCGCCGAGCACGGCATCGCGCGCACATTCCAAAACGGCCGTGTGTTCGCCACGCTGTCGGTCGCGGACAACATCGAGGTCGGCATCCATTCGACCCTTCGGGCGCACCGCCCGTTCCGCCGGCTCTCGCATCTGTTCCTGCTGCGCTGGATACCGCTGCTGGCCGAGTTGTTCGTCGCGATCTTCGGCACTCCGGCTGCCCGCCGCGAGCGCCGGAGCATCGACGCGATCGTCGAGACCGAGATCGATCGCTTCGAGGCGCGGCTCGGACCGCGGCGCGACGACCCCGCGTATTCGCTCAGTTATGCGAACCGGCGGCGCACCGAGATCGCCCGCGCGCTCGCTCTCAAGCCGAAGCTGCTCGTGCTCGACGAGCCCACCGCGGGCATGAACCAGTCCGAGACCGCCGAGGTGCTGGCGCAGCTTCTGCAGCTGAAGGCCGAAGGCCAGACGATCCTGCTCGTCGAGCACAAGCTCGACCTGGTCATGACCGTGTCGGATCGGGTGATAGTGATGGACGGCGGGCGAATCATCGCCGAGGGGGCACCGCAGGCTGTGCGCCGCGATCCTGCGGTGATCGAAGCGTACCTGGGCCGGCGACGGCACCTCGGTGGGGAGGACGCCCGATGACCGCTCTGCTCACGCTGGACGCTGTCGATGTGTACTACGGCCCCTTCCACGCCCTGCGAGGCGTGTCGATCGAGGTCGGCGAGGGTGAGATCGTCTCCCTGCTCGGCGGCAACGCCTCGGGCAAGTCCACGACGATGAAAACCATCCTGGGCCTGAACAAAGCCAAGTCGGGCGTCATCACCTTCGATGGCGCCGACATCACCCATCGCACCACGACAAAGCGCATCCGCGCCGGGATCGCCAGCGTTCCCGAAGCGCGTCGTGTGTTCCCTCAGATGACCGTGGATGAGAATCTGTACGCCGGCGCCCATACGCGGCGGGACCGCGCGGGCATCGCCGAAGACATCGAGCGGATGCGCACGTATTTCCCCCGACTGGCCGAACGTCGCCGGCAAGAGGCGGGGACGCTCTCCGGCGGCGAGCAGCAGATGCTCGCGTTCGCCCGGGCGCTGATGAGCCGGCCGCGCCTCATCTGCATGGACGAGCCCACCATGGGCCTGTCGCCGAAGCTCGTCGACCAGGTGCTCGACGAGATCGCCCGACTCAACTCCGAACTCGGCATCGCCGTGCTCCTGGTCGAGCAGCAGGCCGAGCTCGCCCTGTCGATCGCGAGTCGAGGGTACGTCCTCGCGACCGGCGAGATCGCCGTCACCGGTTCCGCTGCGGAACTGCTCGACGATCCGAGAATCCAGGAGGCGTACCTGGGAAAGAGCGGTGACCGATGACGGCACGACAAAGGCTGGGATTCTTCACGCGAGTGCTCGACGAGACGACGGCCGCCGAGCGCTACCGCCTCGCTCTCGAGCAGATCACCACGGCCGAGTCGGTGGGCTTCGACACCGCTTGGGTCGCGCAGCACCATTTCCACGAAGCCGAGGGTGGACTGCCCTCGCCGTTCGTGCTGCTCTCCCAGGCGGCACTGCTCACCTCACGTCTGGTGTTGGGCACGAGCATCATCACCCTTCCCCTGGAGGCGCCTCTGCGGGTCGCGGAGGATGCCGCGGTGCTCTCGCTGCTCTCCGGTGACCGCCTTGAGCTCGGGGTGGGCAGCGGGGGCACGCCCAGTTCCTTCCCTCCGTTCGGGCATGACCCGAAAGACCGCCCGGCGATCTTCGCCGAGCATCTGCGTCAGCTCGTCTCCGCGCTGCGCGGCGACATCCTCACCGACGATGGCGGCGCGCTGTATCCGGCCGCCCCGCAGCTGGTCGACACGCTCTGGCAGGCCACGTTCTCGTCCGAGGGCGCCGCGCGCATCGGCGCCGCCGGCTTCGGCCTGATGCTCTCCAAGACGCAGCCGCACACCACCGGCAGCGGCTTCGCAGCGCTCGGCGACACGCAGCGTCTCGTCGTCGACGCCTATCGAGAGAACCTGCCCGAGGGCGCCGAGCCCCGGGTGTTCGCCTCGCGCAACCTCGTGGTCGTCGAGGATGAGAGCACAGCTGAGCGCCTTCTCGAGCGAGGGATCGAGCGATCGCTGCCCGCAGCGCGGGCCCTGCACATCGACGTTCCCGCCGGCGCCGACAACCGCGAGCTGGCCGCCCTGTTCGACCTGCATGTGGGCACGCCCGCGCAGATCATCGCCGAGCTCGGCGAAGACCAGGTCGTGCGCGATGCGAGCGATGTCGTCTTCCAGACCCATCCGATCGATCCGCCGCACGAGGTGCTGCTGCGATCGCTCGAACTCATCGCGACCGAAATCGCCCCCGCGCTCGGCTGGAGCCGAGCCGCCGACGCCCAGGAGAACCATGACTGATCTCATCGACACCCTCGTCGGCATCGACGTGGGCAGCCCGCTCGATGCGCTGCGTGCCAAGCGTCCGGTCGCCCGCAGCGATGCGCAGACGACTTACGACGCCCTGATCACCGACCCCGGCGACCTGGCACGTGCCAGCGCCGTCGAGCGCGCCGCGATCGCGTTCTGGGTGGCGGCACTGAGCCGGGCCGAGCAGCTCGCGGCCAACTACCGCGGGCTGCTCGCTGATCTGGATCCGGCCGTGGCGACGTCCATCGACGACGCGCTCCCCGACGCGACAACGACGGGACCATACGGCACCTACCCCGCTGGACCCCTGAGCGCCGAAGACGAGGCGGGACTGCACTTCACCGCCTCGCCGGCCCTTCGTGATGCCGTCGGCACGCGGCTCGCAGCGGCCCTCGAACATGCGCATCTGCTCACCTTCCGGCCGCGGGATGCAAGCCCCGACGCCCTGCAGGCTCTGCTCGAGGCCGGGTGGAGCACCGACGGCATCGTGACAGTGTCGCAGCTCGTGGCCTTCATCCACTTTCAGCTCCGGGTCATCACCGGACTCACCGTCCTGAAGAAGGCGATCTGACATGACCGAGCACGTCATCCGCTACCCCGATCTCACACGCCCGAACGCTTTCACCCAAGAGGAGCTCGGCTGGGTGCCGTGGCTCGAACCCAAGCCCGAGAGCGAACTCACCGACGAGGATTACACCGCTCTCGTCGAGCGCTCGCGGGCGGCGAGCCCGTATTTCCGGCTGCTCGTGCGCGACCCGGTGGTGCTCGGGGCGCGCACCCGCGCCGACAACGACATCTTCTACAACACCGACGCGGGCCTGGCCCGAGCAGAGCGCGAACTCTCGGCCGCCACCACCTCACGGACGAATGGATGCCTCTTCTGTGCATCTGTGCACTCGCGGTTCGCCTCGCTTCAGGCGCCCTCCCGGCGCGATGACGTGCAGCGACTGCTCGATCTCGGCATCGACGGCGATCAAGACGAACGCTGGACCGCGATCATCGAGGCCGCAGCTGCCCTGACTGCGACGCCGTCGGCCTTCGGCCCCGCGCATGTCGAGGCGCTGCGCGCTGTGGGCCTCGACGACCAAGCGGTCGTCGATCTGATCCAGAGCGCGGCGTTCTTCAACTGGGCGAACCGGCTCATGCTCTCGCTGGGCGAGCCGACCCCGCCGACTGCCGCGTAGCGGCGCCGCCGCCGCGGACCGGCGACCCCGCGAAGCCAGGCGAAGCACCGTGAAGCCCGGCGAAGCACCCGCGAAGCACCAGGTTCGCAACCCCAGCGTGCAACAACTCAGTCTGGCCGCGCGCCCCGCGCCGGTCCGCCCGCTCCACGGCGCGAAAGCGCCCCCTGGGCACGCGCGCACAGACTGAGTACGTGCACGCCCTGCCAGACACCCGCCGACACGTTCGTGGGTCTCCAACCGCCCCCACCTGCTGGTCATGCTTTCCACGCCCGTACCGGCCATCGAGGCGACGAGCGAAGCGAGGAGTCGAAACGCGCGTCCGCCACCGCCTCTCCCGGGCCCACCGTGTCATAACTCAGTCTCGCCGCCCCGCCCCCGGCGCGCCCCGCGCGTGATTCCGCAGGGACTGCTCGCGGTGCGCGTCACCCAGACTGAATTGGTGCACGCCCCGCTCGGTAGCCGAGCGGAAGCTGCGTCCGCCACCGCCTCTCCCGGACCCACCGTGTCATAACTCAGTCTCGCCGCCCCGCCCCCGGCGCGCCCCGCGCGTGATTCCGCGGCGACTGCTCGCGGTGGGCGTGACCCAGACTGCATTGGTGCACGCCCCGCTCGGTAGCCGAGCGGAAGCTGCGGCCGCCGCCGCCTCTCCCGGACCCACCGTGTCATAACTCAGTCTCGCCGCCCCGCCCCGGCGCGCCTCGCGCGTGATTCCGCGGGGACTGCTCGCGGTGGGCGTGACCCAGACTGAGTTGGTGCACGCCCTGCTTGGTGGCCGAGGGCGTTCGCCCGCCGGGGCCCGCTGCGCTCCGCGCCGCGGACTAACCCCGCTGGCTGCCGCGTGGCGACGCCGCCGACCACCGACCGCCGCGAAGCCCCGGGTTCGCGGCGGTACCGTGCAACGACTCAGTCTGGCCGCGCGCCCCGTGCCGGTCCGCCAGCGCCACGGCGCGAACGCGCCCCCGGGGCACGTGCGCACAGACTGAGTACGTGCACGCCCTGCCAGAAACCCACCGACACGTTCGTGGCTTTCCAACCGCCCCGCCCGCTGGGCGTGCTTTCCACGCCTGTGCCCGGTCGAAAGGAACGTTCGGCTGCCGTCTCGACTCGCTGCGCGTGTGGATGAGCTATGCGCGTACCGAGGTGCGTCATGTCTGTGTTGAGATCTCCATGGCGCGCACCGCCCGGTGGACCCCCCGTTCGACTTCGTCGTCCGATCGCTCGTGCACAAGAGCGAACGCTATGACCTGAAGGGGGAATGAGGCGCGGAAGACTGCTGCTCGTGCGACGGTGTCCGGGTCGGCGAGATCTGAGACGAGATCCCACCCGTGCCAGCCTGCGAGGCTCGCGACATCTTCGGCGGGATCATCTTCTGCGGCCAGGTCCCAGTCCAGCACACCGGTCACGCGACCGCGCCGCCACAAGATGTTGGAGCCGGCGAGGTCCCCGTGATTCACCGTCAGGACGGGCGGCCTCAGGGCTGCCAGCGCCGAGATCCGCCGCAACGCCTCGCCGCGCACATGGGCCGGAAGGCGAGGTAAAACCTGCTCGATCATCACCTCGTGCCACGCGACCCCACCTGAAAAGGAGCGAGCCGGTGCCAGCCACTCACGTAGCGGGGCTGGGTCGAGAGAGTGGATCACATCAAGGAGGCCACGCAATGTATCGGCCTCGCCCGACCCGTGCGGGTGCGGTTCTCCGTCGAGGCGGCGTGTGGGAACAGCAACGATCTGACCGCGCGAGACAGGCTCACCCACGCTTCGCGGGACACCGAACGGCAACTCTGGGAGCCGATCCACCAGTGCCTGGGCGCGGCACAATTCGGCACCCGTTTTGGCATCCCGGGCGACGCGAACAGCGGTATCTGCAGCCAGCACCACGACGCTGCTGCTGCCCGACTCGATGAACTCCCATGTGTTGCGGTGGATGCCGCGAGAACACAGCGCATCTCGAACGACCGCTTCGATCAGGTCGTCATCTGGGCGGCGATAGCGCGTCTCCATCGTCATGCGATCAACGTATCGGAGCTCGCCGAGGAGGACATTGACCCCCTACCGAGATATCATTCTGATATGACAGAGGATCGCGGGCTCGGAGAGTTGATCCGTCGCGCTCGAATCGACGTCGGGCTCAGTCAGTATGAGTTGGCTGACCGAGCGGGGACCAGCCAATCTGCGGTTTCCGCGATCGAGAGCGGCGCACGGCCCGTGAGCGACGCGCTCGCACGGCGTCTGCTGGCTGCTGCGCAACTGCGCCCGAGCATTCCTGTGGAGCTGTATGCCGAGACGCTTCGCGCGCTCGCAGCCGACCATGGGTTGACTAATCTTCGCGTATTCGGCTCGATGGTGCGGGGTTTGGACCGGGCGGACAGCGATGTGGACATCGTCGCCACGCCGGCTCCGGGAGCTGATCCGCTTCGCATGTACGCGTTCTCGTCACATGCGGCTGACCTGCTCGGCTTTCCTGTCGATCTCGTGCTCGACGGCAGTCGCGGCGAAGCGATGGACGAGATCCTGGCGACGGCGGTTCCGCTATGACCGACGACGGCTCGAGCGAGGCCACGCCGTTCCGGGCGGCGCCTCGCAGTGATCGTGCAGCCTCCGCCACGCACCACGAGCGCGTCGACGAAGTGCGCGCCGCGATCGTCCGCCTCGGCGACCTGACGGTGTCAGATCTCGATGACAGATCGGGTGACACGATGCTGCGTGTCGAAGCGATCATCATTCGTGCGGCAGCACTGGTGGAACGACTGCCCGGTGAAGTGCGTGACAAGCTTGCGGTGGATGACGTCCGCGGGCTGACCGGCATTCGCAATGTCGTCGCACACGGGTACGGGCAGCTGGACCCTGAGATCACCGTAAGGGTGATCCACGCGTCGCTGCCGCGCGTTCTTGACGGCATCGACGCCGCACTCGGCGAGGGGTGAACAGCGTCACTTGAGCCGCTGAGACTCGAGGAGCACCAGGGCCCGCGCCGCCGCGCGTCAGTGTGCCGGCTGCGCCCCGGTCAGGAATTCCTTCGCGATGGGGCCGGCGGTGTCGGCTCCGCTCTCGCCCGTGTCGACGAAGACGGTCACGGCGAGGTCATCTTGGGCGGCGACCATCCACGCGTGGACCAGAGTCTTGCCGTCTCGGGTGAACTCGGCAGTGCCGGTTTTGGCGATGACGGGCGTGCCGGGCACGTCCTTCAGCCCGACGGCGGTGCCATCGACCACCGGCTGGCGGAAGATGGCCTTCAGCTGCCGGGCCTCATCGGCGCTCAAGGGCGTCACCCCGTCTGGTACCTTCGCCGGCTGCGAAGCAACCAGCATCGGCACGACGGTGTGCCCGGCTTGGATCGAGGCGATCCCGGCCGCCATGGCCACCGGCGAGGCGAGCACCTTGCCCTGCCCGATCACCGCAGCGGCGGCCTCGGTATCGGATGCCGCCTGCGGAATCTGGCCCGGAAAGCTGTCGATGCCCGGAACCTTGGCGATGCCGAAGCCCAGGCTCTGCGCGGCCGCGGTGACATCGCCGATCTTGCTGCGGGCGTTGATCATCGCCGTGTTGCACGACTGGGCGATCGCCGTCTGCAAGGGAATCTTGCCGACGGCCGACGAGGGGTACCACGAGTCGTTCACGAACCGATAGCCGTCGACGACGGCGTCTTGCGTGCAGTCGAGCTTCGAGTCAGGAGTCAGTCCGGCACGCAGGAGTGCGAGCGCATCGAACATCTTGAACGTCGACCCGGGCGGCACCTGCCCGGCCAGGGCCGCGTCGAACGCGCCCGTTCCCGACCCGTTCGCCGCCGCCAGGATCGCGCCATCGCTCGGCCGGATCGCCACCAGGGCGCTGGCCGGACCGATGTCGTGCAGCGTCGTCTCCGCCAGGGTCTGCAGGCGTTCGTCGAGGGTCGTCTGCAGTGGCGCCCCCGGCTTCGGCTCGGCCGTGAAGAGCGTCGTGGCGTCGCCACTGGCGGGCACCCGGCTGATCTCCACCCCGGGAGTCCCGCGCAATTCGCTGTCATAACGCTGCTCCAGGCCGCTGAGGCCGACGGTGTCGGTGGCCTGGTATGTGCCCGGGTTCTTCTCCATGATCTCTGCGGTGACCGGACCGACCGAGCCCAACAGCGCACCGGCGAAGCCCCGGTACGGTCCGAGCTGCTGAGAGCTCGATACCGCCAGGGCGCCGGGAATGTCAGACAAATCGGCAGCCGCCGAGGGGACCGCGGCTTTTCGGTAGGTGATCGCCTCGACGAACTGCTTTTCGCCGCCGGATTTCACGCGCGCCGCGAAGTCGTCGGCGTCGACTCCGACCACTTTCGCCAGCGCCCCCGCCGAGGTCACCGCCTGGTCGGCTGTGACGTGGCTCTTGTCGATGCCGAAGATCACGACCGGCCGGCTCGTGATCAGGGGGCTGCCATCGCCGCCGAGGATGTCGGCACGCTCGGGCGCATGGGTCGTGACGCGCAGCACGTCACCGGCGACGAGGTCGCCCTGGATGACCGCCGGCGCCCAGTCGACGTACCACTTGTCGGACTTCTTCGTGGTCGTGACCGTCGTCGTGTAGGTCCAGTTCTCGCCGCCTGTGGGCCAGCTCCAGTGCACGAGGGAGGTGCCGCGGTCGTCCTCGACCTTCGGCGCGTCGATCTTCACGGTGGGCTTCATCTTGTTCAGGCCCGCCACGATGTCTGCGTACTCCGTGCCCACCTGCTGCACCGACGCCCCGTTCAGCAATACATGGCTGAAGTCTCCGGACACGAGCGCGTCACGCAGTGCCGTCGTCTCCGGCTGATCCGTGAAGCTGCATGCCGACAGCGACGAGGCGAGCACACACATGATCGCAGCCGCAACCAGTCGCACGGTCCAACGGGACGCAGAGTTCTTCGGCATATGGGTAATGCTTGTGCAGCGGCTCATCCTAAGTCAAAACCCGACGCCGCTGCCGGCCACCAGCCACCCGAGCCACAGGCCCAGGGCCGCCGCGCCCAGTGCGACCACCAGCATCCCGAACGCGTTGCCCACGGCGGCGCGCCAGCGCCCTTCCTGGGCGAGCCGCACCGTCTCGTAGCTGGCGGTCGAGAACGTCGTGTACCCACCGATCAAGCCGGTTCCGAGCACGACCGCCCACGGGCCGAGCCCCGCGCCCAGCGCCGTGACGAAGCCCAGCACGAGCGACCCTGACACGTTGATGACGGTCGTTCCCAGCGGATACGCCACACGCACGGCCCTCTTCATCGCCCCGTCGAGCACCATGCGGCACGCGGCGCCCACCCCGCCGGCGAGTGCAACAACCAGCGCGAGCCACACGCCCGTCACGAGTCAGGTTCCGCGACGCCGCGGGCACGTGAGCTGCGCGCGCCCAAGAGAATGCCGGCGATGGATGCCGCGGCTCCGACGAGCACTGTCGCCACGGCATACACGATCCCGGGCCAGACGTCCCCGGTCACGAACAACCCATCGGTGCCCACCGCGAAGGTCGAGTAGGTGGTGAACCCGCCCAGCACACCGGTGCCGGCGAACAGGCGCATGGCACGGCGGCGTCCGGCGTCGGGGCCCCCACGCGCGAGGAACTCCAACAGCCACCCCAGGATGAACGCCCCCACCACGTTGATGAGGAAGATGGGCCACGGCATCCCACCCCACTCGGGCAGGGTGATCGACAGCAGGTAGCGTGCGAGCGTACCCAGAAAGCCTCCGACCACGACCAGACCGACCGACGACCAACGCAGATGCACCGGGCGGGTCGTGGCCGAGGCGGTCACGCGACGTCCCACGGAAGGGGCTCGTCGTCGGCGATCGGCTTGAGCGGCACCACGAGCACCGGGCGATGCTGCCGATGGGCGAGGTGGCTGGCCACCGACCCCTGGAAGAACTCGCGCAAGGTCTCGCGCATGGATGCCTCACGGGTGCCGACCACGATGTATCGGGCGTTGACGACCTCGGCGAGGTGGCCGAGCGCGCGCCCGGGATCGCCCGCGAGTTCGCGGCCGGTCCACTCCACACCGCTGCCGGTGAGCACATCGTCGATGTGCCCGGCAAGCGACGCGTCGAACTCGCCCTCACGCTCGTCGGGCAGATCGGGGTCGATCGACCGGGTCAGCGCCGAGCCGTCGAGCCGCTCACCGACGGTGAACCGCTCGAGGTCGACGTGTGCACAGACGAGGTCGAGACCGAGGTCGCGTGCCAGGCGTGCTGCTTCGCGCAACACGGCATCGGGCAAGCCCTTCTGCACTCCGACGAGGATCGTGCCTTCGGTCATGGGGTCCTTCCTCATTCGCGCTCCTGTCTGGCCGCAGACGTGCGGCGATCAAGACAGGGACCGTTGTCGGCGGCGCCGAGGTTGTTCGCGGTGAGCCCCACCACCGCCTGAGTCCAGTGTGCCACAGCGGCTCAGTGCGCATGCCCGACGGCGGCGACCACGCCGCGCACGGTGCGCTCGAGAAAGCCGACGATCTCGTCGACGGGGTGGTCTGCCTCCACGGCCAGCTCGACGAGCACCTCTTCGGCGAAGCCCACCCAGGAGCGCACGGCCACGCGCAGCAGCTCGGTTTCGTCGGTGCCCAGTTCGAGGAAGACCTCCAGCAGCCGGCGTGCGTTCTCATCGCGCGACTGGTCGATGACCTCACGAATGGCGGGGTCGCCGCTGGCGACGCCGCGCACGAGCGAGTAGAAGGTGCCGCGGTGTTCGCGCACGAAGATGACGATGCGGGTGAGGGTGTCATGCAGCCGCTCGGGTGCGGCCAGTTCGGGCCGTGGCTCGCTTGCCCGCAGCAGACTGTCGCGCGCGGTGAGCACGACGTCGTGGTGCAGTCCCTGCCGCGAGCCGAAGTAATGGAAGACCAGCCCGCGTGACACGCCGGCCTGCACCGAGAGCTCGTCGATGGTGAGCTCATCAAGCGGGTGCTCGGCGAGGTAGTTGACGCCGAGGGCGACAAGTTGCGCGCGGCGCTCGTCGGGCGTCAGCCGGCGGCGGCGATCGGCGGACATGAAAGAAGACTAATCCCCGTTCTTATTGACTGGTGGTCAATAACTCTTAGGCTCGGTGGGGTGCGCAGCAACGATGCCGCGCCGTGATCCAGGAGGCCTCGATGTCGTTTCGTTCCTTCGCCCGCTCGCACACCGGGCGGGTCGTTCTCACCGCCGTCCCCGTCGCCGCCGCTGTCACACTGCTGACGACCGGGGTCGCCCAGGGTGCGGTGCCCGTCTCGTTCGCGGTGTCGGGCACGCAGTTTCAGATCAGCGCCTCGCAGCTGAACGGCACCGGGTTCTCGCAGTACGCGGGTGTCGCGCAAGACACCGAGGGAGCGAACCACGCCGTGGCGATCGCGAACATCAAGTCCGCGACCCTGACCGATCTGTGCCAGTCGGTCATCACCGACACCCCTCTGGGCAAGGTCGGGCTGCTCATCACCGCCGGCGGCGGAAAGACCCCGGCGACG is drawn from Microbacterium protaetiae and contains these coding sequences:
- a CDS encoding XRE family transcriptional regulator, which gives rise to MTEDRGLGELIRRARIDVGLSQYELADRAGTSQSAVSAIESGARPVSDALARRLLAAAQLRPSIPVELYAETLRALAADHGLTNLRVFGSMVRGLDRADSDVDIVATPAPGADPLRMYAFSSHAADLLGFPVDLVLDGSRGEAMDEILATAVPL
- a CDS encoding HepT-like ribonuclease domain-containing protein — its product is MTDDGSSEATPFRAAPRSDRAASATHHERVDEVRAAIVRLGDLTVSDLDDRSGDTMLRVEAIIIRAAALVERLPGEVRDKLAVDDVRGLTGIRNVVAHGYGQLDPEITVRVIHASLPRVLDGIDAALGEG
- a CDS encoding ABC transporter ATP-binding protein translates to MSDALLQVDDLERHFEGLKAVGGVSFHVSPGEVVSIIGPNGSGKTTTLNLVTGALRPNAGSISLDGVRIDRARSVDIAEHGIARTFQNGRVFATLSVADNIEVGIHSTLRAHRPFRRLSHLFLLRWIPLLAELFVAIFGTPAARRERRSIDAIVETEIDRFEARLGPRRDDPAYSLSYANRRRTEIARALALKPKLLVLDEPTAGMNQSETAEVLAQLLQLKAEGQTILLVEHKLDLVMTVSDRVIVMDGGRIIAEGAPQAVRRDPAVIEAYLGRRRHLGGEDAR
- a CDS encoding penicillin-binding transpeptidase domain-containing protein, giving the protein MPKNSASRWTVRLVAAAIMCVLASSLSACSFTDQPETTALRDALVSGDFSHVLLNGASVQQVGTEYADIVAGLNKMKPTVKIDAPKVEDDRGTSLVHWSWPTGGENWTYTTTVTTTKKSDKWYVDWAPAVIQGDLVAGDVLRVTTHAPERADILGGDGSPLITSRPVVIFGIDKSHVTADQAVTSAGALAKVVGVDADDFAARVKSGGEKQFVEAITYRKAAVPSAAADLSDIPGALAVSSSQQLGPYRGFAGALLGSVGPVTAEIMEKNPGTYQATDTVGLSGLEQRYDSELRGTPGVEISRVPASGDATTLFTAEPKPGAPLQTTLDERLQTLAETTLHDIGPASALVAIRPSDGAILAAANGSGTGAFDAALAGQVPPGSTFKMFDALALLRAGLTPDSKLDCTQDAVVDGYRFVNDSWYPSSAVGKIPLQTAIAQSCNTAMINARSKIGDVTAAAQSLGFGIAKVPGIDSFPGQIPQAASDTEAAAAVIGQGKVLASPVAMAAGIASIQAGHTVVPMLVASQPAKVPDGVTPLSADEARQLKAIFRQPVVDGTAVGLKDVPGTPVIAKTGTAEFTRDGKTLVHAWMVAAQDDLAVTVFVDTGESGADTAGPIAKEFLTGAQPAH
- a CDS encoding phosphotransferase family protein → MTMETRYRRPDDDLIEAVVRDALCSRGIHRNTWEFIESGSSSVVVLAADTAVRVARDAKTGAELCRAQALVDRLPELPFGVPRSVGEPVSRGQIVAVPTRRLDGEPHPHGSGEADTLRGLLDVIHSLDPAPLREWLAPARSFSGGVAWHEVMIEQVLPRLPAHVRGEALRRISALAALRPPVLTVNHGDLAGSNILWRRGRVTGVLDWDLAAEDDPAEDVASLAGWHGWDLVSDLADPDTVARAAVFRASFPLQVIAFALVHERSDDEVERGVHRAVRAMEISTQT
- a CDS encoding alkylhydroperoxidase domain protein; translated protein: MTEHVIRYPDLTRPNAFTQEELGWVPWLEPKPESELTDEDYTALVERSRAASPYFRLLVRDPVVLGARTRADNDIFYNTDAGLARAERELSAATTSRTNGCLFCASVHSRFASLQAPSRRDDVQRLLDLGIDGDQDERWTAIIEAAAALTATPSAFGPAHVEALRAVGLDDQAVVDLIQSAAFFNWANRLMLSLGEPTPPTAA
- a CDS encoding ABC transporter ATP-binding protein, which encodes MTALLTLDAVDVYYGPFHALRGVSIEVGEGEIVSLLGGNASGKSTTMKTILGLNKAKSGVITFDGADITHRTTTKRIRAGIASVPEARRVFPQMTVDENLYAGAHTRRDRAGIAEDIERMRTYFPRLAERRRQEAGTLSGGEQQMLAFARALMSRPRLICMDEPTMGLSPKLVDQVLDEIARLNSELGIAVLLVEQQAELALSIASRGYVLATGEIAVTGSAAELLDDPRIQEAYLGKSGDR
- a CDS encoding ABC transporter permease, giving the protein MLDTLIAGLLRGNVYALGAVGVSLVFGVMNVVNFAQFSFFGLGAMLAWFFVVTLGYSFWIALPLVLVICALLGLVINISVVRPLAKYLPLAAMLSTYAVSQVLDNASQLAFSAQFRVFPQVLPTSNLHIGNMRVGTSDIVMLGVTAVVMVAMSLFLKYGKTGRAIRATAQDQEAALQMGIPVGPVQNLSFVIASALGGLAGIFFSLYIGVVNPTSGLNIGMTSFVAATLGGLGSLVGAVIGGFVLGIFEAFGIYAFGDAARQIIVFVILIVVLIVRPGGLLGKIPLISSEPLTGTFLGKGRPLRIPRWVWVAAILAGGVVIPLVANNYLLTTGTQVLVYAIIAAGFTVTAGQAGVLALGQAGPIAIGAYASAMLSVYVHIPFWFALPLAGLIAAVIASVLASPIWGVKGHYISIATLGLGIAIVAVIQLIVPQAIYNIPVPSIGGIPLNTPLAYYLIDFVILMLTLLIMWRLRRSHLGRVISSVGSDEVAALASGVRVRDYKALAFAVSAFFAGIGGSLLAHQYTYIDTTIFTMLMSLLVVTIVILGGISLPYGAVVGSIILIGAMELLRFAPEWRIIVYGFVLILVVRFRPGGILVRNS
- a CDS encoding CMD domain protein: MTDLIDTLVGIDVGSPLDALRAKRPVARSDAQTTYDALITDPGDLARASAVERAAIAFWVAALSRAEQLAANYRGLLADLDPAVATSIDDALPDATTTGPYGTYPAGPLSAEDEAGLHFTASPALRDAVGTRLAAALEHAHLLTFRPRDASPDALQALLEAGWSTDGIVTVSQLVAFIHFQLRVITGLTVLKKAI
- a CDS encoding putative FMN-dependent luciferase-like monooxygenase; the protein is MTARQRLGFFTRVLDETTAAERYRLALEQITTAESVGFDTAWVAQHHFHEAEGGLPSPFVLLSQAALLTSRLVLGTSIITLPLEAPLRVAEDAAVLSLLSGDRLELGVGSGGTPSSFPPFGHDPKDRPAIFAEHLRQLVSALRGDILTDDGGALYPAAPQLVDTLWQATFSSEGAARIGAAGFGLMLSKTQPHTTGSGFAALGDTQRLVVDAYRENLPEGAEPRVFASRNLVVVEDESTAERLLERGIERSLPAARALHIDVPAGADNRELAALFDLHVGTPAQIIAELGEDQVVRDASDVVFQTHPIDPPHEVLLRSLELIATEIAPALGWSRAADAQENHD